TTTATAGGGCTAGCCAGCAGCCTGGAAATTCCAGTAGGAGTTGATGTTGGTTGCAATCTTGACTCTGAAGGCCGTCTGGAGGCCCAATTCCCTCCTCTTCAAGAGACCTCTGTTTTTCTCTAAGGCCTTCACTGACTGGATGAGGCCTTCCACATTATGAAGGGTAACCTGCTTttctcaaagtctactgatttaaatgttaatcacatctgaaaaataccttcacagcaacatcagGCTAGTGTGTGAACAAGGATTGGGCATGACAGCCTAAAACATGTTGGTACATAAAACTAACCGTTATAGACCACCACTTACCAAACTAGCACCCACACAACTTCGTAAACCGTACTTTCTCCCAACAAAGACAATAACAAGGTCATACTTCTGCCTAACATGACACAACTATCCTACCTACAACTGAAAATGTATAACACTGTCCCCAAAGGAGGACGCAAAGTCCTTGGGTGATGGTCACTTTTGTACTTGATATCACATAACAAATACTGTGATGTTAACAATACGTAAATACTACAATGTAAAGTCAATACATTCTATGTTATATGAGAAGGGgataaaagagggaggaaaacaaagatatttcCCACCAGCCAAATGGGCTCATAAATAACAGTATTCCTCTTTTTGAGTCATTGTGAGGGTTGAAAGATCAAGAAATGATTAACCAGGtgggacacacacacaatgcTGTCTAATGGTCAGTAATATTGAAAgggaaacaattatttttcttgatatgCAGATGCTAGATCTGCCTATCACCTAAAATGATCCCTCCCCTGGAGGCATCCCACTTTCTGAACTTCCATGGAGTGAGGTGGGCTGGCTAGGCTGTGGAGAGTCTCTGGAGAGTTTTGTGCAAAGGATCCAGACTTATGTGCCCATACATCCCTTCAAACTTAGAGACTGGAGGAAGGATGGAGCAGACAGAGGCCAGCGCCCGCCTtgaaactgagacagaaaaatagGGCCTAAGTCCCTCTGCGCACAGGGAAATGTAAAGTACTGGGAGGCAAACGTCACATCCGCCGCTGGGACGCTGCACACAACTCCCTCGGCTCTTTCCACTTCCCCCTTCAAGCCAGGGGCGTGAGCACAGGCCGGGGGGCGGGCACACAGGCTCCGGAAAGGACGAACTTGAGCACAAAGGCAATGGGACCTGGGGTGGCAAAGAGAGGGGGGACTGGGTTCCTGGAAGAACCTGGAACAAAGGTGACTGCCTACCTTGGGAAAATTGGGAAGGGACGGGCAGGGAAGCTGGGACACCGAGAGCCGCCCGGTACACCGTCCCGCCGCGAGTTCTAGCGCCAAAGAGTCGGCCGCAGCGCTGCACACCGACCCCATCCTTGCTCACGGAACCCTGCGCTCGGCCCGGCCAGCTGCGCACAGCCCGAACGGGCGCTGCCAGCGGCACAGGCGCAGATCCGCGCGCCGCGTGCAAGGCGGGGGCGAGGCCTCTGCGCCCGGACCGCTTCCTCTGAGTATAAACTAAACCCGCCGGCTCCTAGGTTCCAACACGCCCGCAGCCGGTCCGAGACCCTCTTCTTTGCCACTTACTTTGGAACTCCGGCCTCACCTCGCCTCCAAATGGACCCCAACTGCTCCTGCTCCACTGGTAAGGGACTTCTGGCTCTGGAACTTTGGATGCCCCTTCCCCAATACCAAGAAGCATCCCTGGATTTGGAGGAGGGAGGAATATTTTGAGCTTGAGTTGAAGTGGGCTTCTGTAGTTAACCCGGCACGTGCTTTCTTCCTGGACAAGCGTTTTCATCCCCCATTAGAGCGTTTCCatcaaactggggcttccctttCAGAGGCGAGAGGCCTGAGGCTCAGGGCTGTTCTGCGCCACATCATCCACGTGTCAGGGGGCTTCTGGGTCGGCCGCAGTGCTATGTCCAGGCCtctgatttccctgtgctggGTGCGATGGGACATTGCCTCTTCTGGGCTCAGACAGAAGTTCCAGGCCACCAGACCCAGGCATCCTGAatgggctctggagcctgggAACATACCTGTGGGGTAAATACAAGGCAGTAAACAGCCCTTTGCACAGaagggcagagaaggaggggTAAAACTTATGTCTGTTCTATGCCGGACAGGAATTCCTAGCAGTGGGCCCTGTACCCAGGAAGAGGTTGCAGGGAGGCATTGCTGACCGTCTGCTGTAGCTCCTGCATCCCCCTCCCTGCTCACTACTGGCCTTTCCCTTCCTGATAGGCGGCTCCTGCAGCTGTGCTGGCTCCTGCACCTGCAAAGCCTGCAGATGCACCTCCTGCAAGAAGAGTGAGTGTGGGGCCTTCTCTGGGTACCTGGGGGCTGCAGCTACGGTGACGGAGGGAACTGAGAGCGGGCTCTGAGTGTATggctcgggggggggggggctggtcTTCCTTTGCTCTTCGACACCTGTCACTGCTGCTTCTGACTTTCTGCCCTGTCCTTGGCGTAGATGGGGCAGGGCAGCCATTTCCTAGTGGAAGCCAAACCCCAAGGTCCTCCCAACTGTCTTGGAACAGAGCATGTTTTTCTGTACTCAGGGTCCTTTGGATCTGAGGGCTTGTCGCAGGGCTGCTGTTGGGCAAGGAGGAGCCTGGGAAAGTCATCGCTGACATCTGctttcccccatctctccccaggctgctgctcctgctgccccGTGGGCTGCGCCAAGTGTGCCCAGGGCTGCGTGTGCAAAGGGGCCTCGGACAAGTGCAGCTGCTGTGCCTGATGTGGCGGACAGCCTGCCCTGGGTGTCAAAGGAGGAGCACGAGCCAACCTGCGTTTTTATACAACTCTGACTTGATTGCTACATTCCCTTTCCTATGAAATATGTAACTGGTAATAAAAGTTGTTGACACTATTCAGACTTGGCTTTGTTTTCTGTGCACTGGGAATATGGGCTTTTGTGCCATCCAGGGCTGGTGTAGGAGACTGGATGAGAAGTGCAGAGACTTGGGTACTAGAACAAAACGTGAGTCCCTAACAAACTGGGTGCCTAAGACAAGACACGCTCCCTCACTGGGTTCATCTTCCGTAAAATGTAAGAGCATTAGACCAGATGCTCTAAGACCAGATACAAGGTCCCCTCCATTCTCATGGCAAGGGTTGGTGGCATGGCAAGGGTTGGTGACATCTCAATGCCTAATTTCCCATCCTCTGATTTCCCTGGCTGACTTCACTTCCTCATAGGTTTTAGGCTTGATAGACTCTAAAGAAGTGGGAATCACACCTCCAGTTACCTGAATCCCTACCTGGAAATCTCAAACTCCCTGCACTGAAACACGTGTGAATTTTCTagctgtggtttttattttctaaattcacAAGTGAATtactaagaaaaatttaaaggaaacaaaatacaaaacccAATATTTGATTCcataaatttgaataaatatatgaagaacagAGTAAtacaggaaaaatttaaaaactaaaaacatgtttgttcacctgaaactaacacaatattgtaaatcagctatacttcaattatttaaaaaaaccacgTGTTCATCAAAGGAGTATGTTGAACACTGAAAACACTTTCAAACGCCCCACTGTGTGGACCACCCACACCTGGAGTAgctcttcccccatccccacagGGAACTTCCTTCTTGGCTGGCCCAGTGCCAGTCACAGGACACCTGCTTCCCCTGAGAGCTCCCTGCGGGGTGAGTTGGCTCTGAATCTTTGGAAGTTCCTTTAGGTCAGGCTGAACTCTGCCTTCAAACTCCAGCCCTTGGCTACTTGAAACCAGCAAAGTGACTAGGAATTTGCGCGTAATGCCCAGCCATTTCCCTACAAGAGGCAGAGGACCTGGAAATTAGTTCCAGATGAAGGACTTCATGTCTGCCTCTGCAGGGTAGTGTCAGATTCTACATTTACAAAGTAGGAGATTGTATCCCTATGTGGTATTGAGAGTGGCCTAGCTCCTCACTAGGGCTTAATCAACAGTCTCTATTATGATGCGTCTGTTCACAGTAACGTTACTGGGATAGAATCTTGTCGAATTCCAACAAGCTCTTGGGGAAAGGCTCATGGTTTTGCAAGCATTTCTCCAGGCTGGAGGTTAACGTTTGACTGCAAATTTACTGATCCGGTGGCAGGCCGAGTGGGGATGCCCTGCAATAGGGACCCTAGGATAAGATGCTGCCACACCATCTGGAGAAACACAAAACCAATGCCCACCCTTCATATCTATCACTTGATCTACATGGAACCAGTAACAGAGTGAACCTGCAGGGGCTGGAATGACTGTGCCAGCTACCCAGAGTTTAAGCACCCTGTCTAAGGGCACACAGATCATATTCAGAGGTCTGAACCTATAGCAAGGCTGTCTCACCTCCTTGCCAAAGGGCGCTGATTATGAGGTCACTGAATGCTGAGTCCTGCCTATCATTACTCAGAGCTGGAAGGGTCCTTTGAGACAGTCTAGTTGTGCTTCTGGCTCGAGAGATGGGAGACTGAAGTCCAGAGAGGTCACAGAGCTATGCAGAGGGATCTGACTGCCTGCTCCGGGCTCTTCCCACCGCTGCATACTGAAAGGGAAATAACCACTTTTCCTGCTTTGCTATTTCATGCCAGCTCTGCCCATCACTTACAATGATCCCTTCCATGGGGTGGGATCTATGCTTTGGGAACCTCCATCCCGGAGCGGGGCGGACTGGCTAGGATCAGGAAAACCCCTGGCAAGTTTAGGCCAGGAGCACCGGGACAAATGTGCCCGTCCATCCATTCGGGAGTGGAGAAcagaaggaaggatgggaggcaGAGGCCTGAGTTGGTCGCGGTGCTCTCACGGAGAAACGTTAGAGAAACGCCGCCTAAGGACCGTCTAAGGTGGGGACCAGGACAGGAAATGCTGCGGGAAGAGGGAGTCGGAGGATCGGTGCTGAAGGTCACATCCACCACCGGTCTCTGCACACAACTCCCAGGATCCAGCCACGCCTGGGACGTGAGCGAGAGACTAGGGCTGCACACGGGCTCCGGAAACGGGGAACCTGAAGACAACAGCGCGGGGGCCGGCGGTGGGGAAGACAGCGAGGACACAGAGGCTGCGCTGCTGCAAAATCCGGGAACAAGGTGGCTGCCGCCCTCAGGAAAATCGGGACGGGCCGACAGGGACGCTAGGACACCGCGTACCTTCTGGCATACAGTCCCTAACCACGACCAGGCACCAAAAACGGGTTCCGTGCGCAGGGCGGGCACATGCGCACTGGGAGAATCAAGCGATCGGCCCCGCCTGTTGCTCACAGCCCGGTCCCACCCCGGGCGCTGCGGACGGCGCGGGCGCAGATCCGCGGGGCGGGCCCAACGAGGGGGTGGGACCTCTGCGCCCGGGCCGCCTCCTCTGCCTACTAACACTGCAAGCAGGCTCCCAGGCTCGACACGCCTCCCACCAGCTCAGGTGCCTCTTGCTTTCGACCCCCGGCCTCACCTGGGCTCCCAATGGACCCCAACTGCCCCTGCTCCACTGGGAAGGAACCCCTGGCTCTGGGCCTCGGAGGCCCGCTTCTCAGGCACAGGACAGAGTGTCCCTGGGGTTAGGTGAGGAAGAATTTTGAATTTGAGCACGAGTGCACGCCCGCGGTTCACCCAGTGCTTTCTTCCTAGCCAGGGCAGGGACggcattttttaatcttttttttttttttttttttcttgggccGTAGCACTCGGCtcgtgggagcttagttccctgaccagggattgaacccagacacTAGGAAGTGAGAACGCTGACCCCTAACCACTAAACCGCCAGAGATTTCCAGCCTCTATTTTTGAATGGAGAGTACAGAGGCTCAAGAGTGTCTTTGTTGAGGTCACCCAGCAGGTCGGGGGATTGCTAGACCCAGTGTCTGGAGGAGGCCACGGAGCTGCCAGGACTTGATGGGAGGAGGGGACATTGCCTCTTTGGGGTTCAGGCCATgggccctggcccccagccccagtcaGCCTGGGCTGGGTCTGGAGCCTGGGACCTTCCCTATGGAGTCCATCAGGAGGGGACCTACCCTCCTTGGACCAGAAGAGAGGAGCTGGGGCTTCTCTATGCGCCTCAGTGGACACGAGCTCCCGGGGCTGGGTCCTGACGGAGGAGGAGGGCTCAGGGAGGCATTGCTGACCGTCTGCTGTAGCTCCTGCATCCCCCTCCCTGCTCACTGCTGGCCCTTCCCTTCCTGGCAGGCGGCTCCTGCAGCTGTGCTGGCTCCTGCACCTGCAAAGCCTGCAGATGCACCTCCTGCAAGAAGAGTGAGTGTGGGGCCTTCTCTGGGCACCTGGGGGCTGCAgctagggggagggagggaacccAGAGCGGGCTCTGAGTGTATGGCtcaggcggggggaggggggggctggTCTTCCTTTGCTCTTCGACACCTGTCACTGCTGCTTCTGACTTTCTGCCCTGTCCTTGGCGTAGATGGGGCAGGGCAGCCATTTCCTAGTGGAAGCCAAACCCCAAGGTCCTCCCAACTGTCTTGGAACAGAGCATGTTTTTCTGTACTCAGGGTCCTTTGGATCTGAGGGCTTGTCGCAGGGCTGCTGTTGGGCAAGGAGGAGCCTGGGGAAGTCATCGCTGACATCTGctttcccccatctctccccaggctgctgctcctgctgccccGTGGGCTGCGCCAAGTGTGCCCAGGGCTGCGTGTGCAAAGGGGCCTCGGACAAGTGCAGCTGCTGTGCCTGATGTCGCGGACAGCCTGCCCCGGGTGTCAATGGAAGAACGCGGGCCGACCTGCGTTTTTATAAAACCCTGACTTGATTGCTACATTCCCTTTCCGATGAAATATGTAAGTGGTAATAAAAGTTGTTGACACTCTTCCGACTCGGCTTTGTTT
This window of the Physeter macrocephalus isolate SW-GA unplaced genomic scaffold, ASM283717v5 random_1832, whole genome shotgun sequence genome carries:
- the LOC102974385 gene encoding metallothionein-1E, with translation MDPNCSCSTGGSCSCAGSCTCKACRCTSCKKSCCSCCPVGCAKCAQGCVCKGASDKCSCCA